The following coding sequences are from one Lysinibacillus sp. FSL W8-0992 window:
- a CDS encoding LacI family DNA-binding transcriptional regulator produces MVSSKDVAKFAGVSQTTVSRVLNTPELVKPKTIKKVMEAIEELNYIPNDIARSLVQQKTGIITLISGPLHNPFFVDTTTAIVNYANARGYKVNVHFGTEENLHTIYSSVLETKVDAIILSSIGYTDPLFYKLEKLDIPFIMFNRKHKENKHFVEINNVDAGYLATKHMLSLGHTDLCWIGGPHEMSTFFGRYEGFKRALAEAEIDTNIVPTFFTNTSKDDIKRAFEELLLLNPRPTAICAATDAIAIEILNQCLEQGFAIPNDFNVIGIDNVELSKHRSISLTTVGIESEKNLGFLAIEKLFDVMEKKSTCIKQTESVKLFPRNTTGKK; encoded by the coding sequence TTGGTTTCTTCTAAAGATGTAGCAAAGTTTGCCGGTGTCTCTCAGACGACTGTTTCAAGAGTGTTAAATACACCTGAATTAGTAAAGCCGAAAACAATAAAAAAAGTGATGGAGGCAATTGAAGAATTAAACTATATTCCAAACGATATTGCGAGATCACTAGTACAACAAAAGACAGGAATTATTACTTTAATTTCTGGACCTTTGCATAATCCTTTTTTTGTCGATACAACAACTGCAATTGTTAATTATGCGAACGCCAGGGGCTATAAAGTAAATGTGCATTTTGGAACAGAAGAAAATTTACATACAATTTATAGTTCCGTGTTAGAAACGAAAGTGGATGCAATTATTTTATCTTCTATCGGGTATACGGATCCATTATTTTATAAGCTCGAAAAATTGGATATACCCTTTATAATGTTTAATCGTAAGCATAAAGAAAATAAGCATTTTGTAGAAATCAATAATGTGGATGCTGGTTATTTAGCGACTAAACATATGCTTTCGTTAGGTCATACGGATCTTTGCTGGATTGGTGGACCACATGAAATGAGTACTTTTTTTGGAAGATATGAGGGCTTCAAAAGAGCGTTAGCAGAAGCAGAAATTGACACAAATATAGTGCCAACATTTTTTACAAATACGAGCAAAGACGATATTAAGCGAGCATTTGAAGAACTATTGCTATTAAACCCAAGACCGACAGCGATTTGTGCTGCAACAGACGCTATTGCTATTGAAATTTTAAACCAATGTTTAGAGCAAGGATTTGCTATTCCTAACGATTTTAATGTTATTGGTATTGATAATGTAGAGTTAAGTAAACATCGTTCAATCTCCTTGACTACTGTGGGCATCGAATCGGAAAAAAATCTAGGATTTCTAGCGATTGAAAAATTATTTGATGTTATGGAGAAAAAAAGTACTTGCATCAAGCAAACTGAATCTGTTAAACTTTTCCCAAGAAACACAACAGGTAAAAAATGA
- a CDS encoding aldehyde dehydrogenase family protein produces the protein MKKELLINDEWRMTEGYTDVYAPYSKELIAKFAMATEVDVQDAIESAQEATSKMASLTAFQRAQILEQLSNLFAEHRDEAASIISLESAKPLKYAIAEIDRTIETYKFAAEEAKRLAGELIPMDASKSGEGRFAYTLREPIGVIAAITPFNFPQNLVAHKVGPALAAGNTIVLKPATQTALSAHFLAKLLAQTDLPAGAFNLITGQGKLVGDTFLAHPHVKMITFTGSPAVGISLRNRAGLKKVTLELGSNAGVIVDEGVQLDKMIDRIVMGAFSNQGQVCISLQRIYVKDNVVDQFLEQLTAKIKQLTLGNPLDPTTDLTTMISETEQQRALTWIQEAIKNGAQIITGGRIENNILLPTVLYNVPSYSRVSCEEIFAPVVIVNKVSTIDEAIEAINDSNYGLQAGIFTPSIETAFKASKKMQVGGVIINDVPTYRVDHMPYGGVKESGTGREGIKYAIEEMTEMKLVIWNNN, from the coding sequence TTGAAGAAAGAATTATTAATTAATGACGAATGGCGTATGACAGAAGGGTATACCGATGTGTATGCCCCATATTCAAAGGAATTAATTGCTAAATTCGCTATGGCAACTGAGGTTGACGTGCAAGATGCAATTGAAAGTGCGCAAGAAGCTACTTCAAAAATGGCATCTTTAACAGCATTCCAGAGAGCACAAATTTTGGAACAATTATCGAATTTATTTGCTGAACATCGAGATGAGGCTGCTTCAATAATTTCATTAGAATCAGCTAAGCCACTAAAGTATGCAATTGCAGAAATAGACCGAACAATTGAAACCTATAAGTTTGCAGCAGAGGAAGCGAAGCGACTTGCAGGAGAGTTAATTCCTATGGACGCTTCAAAAAGTGGAGAAGGACGCTTTGCCTATACATTACGTGAACCAATTGGGGTAATAGCGGCAATTACACCATTTAATTTCCCTCAAAATCTTGTCGCACATAAAGTCGGACCAGCATTAGCAGCAGGAAATACAATTGTTTTAAAACCGGCAACACAAACGGCCTTATCAGCACACTTTCTAGCAAAATTATTAGCCCAAACAGATTTGCCAGCAGGTGCCTTTAATTTAATCACAGGGCAAGGAAAGCTCGTAGGAGATACATTTTTAGCACATCCACATGTGAAAATGATTACTTTTACAGGCAGTCCTGCAGTAGGTATTTCACTTCGGAATAGAGCAGGTTTGAAAAAGGTAACGTTAGAACTTGGCTCCAATGCAGGCGTTATTGTCGATGAAGGGGTTCAATTAGATAAAATGATAGACCGCATTGTAATGGGAGCGTTCTCAAACCAAGGTCAAGTTTGTATTTCACTACAACGAATTTATGTAAAGGACAATGTAGTGGACCAATTTTTAGAACAATTAACAGCAAAAATTAAGCAACTGACGCTAGGGAATCCACTTGATCCCACAACAGATCTTACAACGATGATTTCAGAAACGGAGCAACAGCGTGCCCTCACTTGGATTCAAGAGGCTATTAAGAATGGGGCACAAATAATTACTGGTGGTCGCATTGAAAACAATATTTTATTACCTACAGTGCTATACAATGTACCATCCTATAGCCGTGTTTCATGTGAAGAAATTTTTGCTCCAGTAGTTATCGTCAACAAAGTGTCCACAATAGATGAAGCGATTGAAGCAATAAATGATTCTAATTACGGCTTACAAGCTGGCATCTTTACACCTTCTATTGAAACGGCCTTTAAAGCTTCAAAAAAAATGCAAGTAGGTGGTGTCATTATTAATGATGTTCCTACATATCGTGTAGATCATATGCCATATGGTGGAGTAAAAGAAAGTGGGACAGGAAGAGAAGGAATTAAATATGCAATAGAAGAAATGACCGAGATGAAACTAGTTATTTGGAATAACAACTAA
- the ahlS gene encoding AhlS family quorum-quenching N-acyl homoserine lactonase, translating to MKMINQHAKLFVMDNGTMRMDKNYMIAMHNPATIDHPNQPNEFVEFPVYTVLIDHPEGKILFDTACNPNSMGPEGRWGEFTQKAFPINMPEECYLHHRLEELNVRPEDIKYVVASHLHLDHAGCLELFTNATIIVQEDEFNGTLQTYARNVKDGAYVWGDIDMWIKNNLQWRLIKRGEDNVKLAEGINILNFGSGHAWGMLGLHINMPETGGIILASDAIYTAESFGPPVKPPGIIYDSVGYNSTVERIRRLANETNSQVWFGHDPVQFKSFRKSTEGYYE from the coding sequence ATGAAGATGATAAATCAACATGCTAAGCTTTTTGTTATGGATAATGGCACGATGCGGATGGATAAAAATTATATGATTGCAATGCATAATCCGGCGACAATCGATCATCCAAATCAACCTAATGAATTTGTTGAATTTCCCGTTTATACAGTTTTAATAGATCATCCAGAAGGAAAAATTTTATTTGATACAGCATGTAATCCGAACTCAATGGGACCTGAAGGACGCTGGGGTGAATTTACACAAAAAGCATTTCCTATTAATATGCCAGAAGAATGCTATTTACACCATCGCTTAGAAGAATTAAATGTTCGCCCAGAAGATATTAAATATGTTGTTGCTTCACATCTTCATTTAGATCATGCAGGTTGTTTAGAACTTTTTACGAATGCAACGATTATTGTGCAGGAAGATGAATTTAATGGCACATTACAAACATATGCGAGAAATGTTAAGGATGGCGCTTATGTTTGGGGTGATATTGATATGTGGATTAAAAACAATTTACAGTGGCGATTAATCAAACGTGGTGAAGATAATGTGAAACTTGCAGAAGGCATTAATATATTAAATTTTGGTAGTGGCCATGCTTGGGGTATGCTTGGCTTGCATATTAATATGCCGGAAACTGGAGGAATAATTTTAGCGTCAGATGCCATTTACACAGCCGAAAGCTTTGGACCTCCTGTGAAGCCTCCTGGTATTATTTATGATTCAGTCGGCTATAATTCAACAGTTGAACGAATTCGACGCTTAGCAAATGAAACGAATTCACAAGTTTGGTTTGGTCATGATCCTGTGCAATTTAAATCATTTAGAAAATCCACAGAAGGCTATTATGAATAG
- a CDS encoding iron-containing alcohol dehydrogenase has protein sequence MNKLTFTPTSYTGWGCLQQLLVEVKKFQANNILIVTDPFLQDLGLVDQVKKPLLDNGYKTTIYTDIAPEPPLAIGEKLVAYTRNHQFDLVIGLGGGSALDLAKLAAVLATHDGQVADYLNLTGTKTLENKGLPKILIPTTSGTGSEVTNISVLSLETTKDVVTHDYLLADVAIVDSQLTISLPSKVTAATGVDALTHAIEAYVSINANEVTDGLALQAIRLISNSIRTAVHDGNNKQARSDMSYGSYLAGLAFFNAGVAGVHALAYPLGGQYHIAHGDSNAVLLPYVMGYIRQSCEKRMKDILDAMGLSSMYLTQEAASYKCVDALQQLVRDVNIPSTLKGFNIPETALEQLTDDATKQTRILARSPMPLNRDDIFAIYRAAFDGEIREPSRPL, from the coding sequence ATGAATAAATTAACCTTTACTCCTACAAGTTATACAGGTTGGGGTTGTTTGCAACAGCTTCTTGTAGAAGTAAAAAAATTTCAAGCAAATAATATATTAATAGTAACAGATCCATTTTTACAAGACTTAGGTTTAGTGGATCAAGTTAAAAAGCCATTGCTGGACAATGGGTATAAGACGACAATTTATACTGACATTGCTCCTGAGCCACCTCTTGCAATTGGTGAAAAACTAGTGGCCTATACACGAAACCATCAGTTTGATTTAGTTATTGGATTAGGTGGGGGAAGTGCATTAGATTTAGCTAAGCTAGCTGCTGTATTAGCTACTCATGATGGTCAGGTGGCTGACTATTTAAATTTAACAGGCACGAAAACACTTGAAAATAAAGGGCTTCCGAAAATTTTAATTCCGACAACTTCAGGTACAGGCTCAGAGGTTACAAATATTTCTGTTTTATCGTTAGAAACGACTAAGGATGTTGTGACGCATGATTATTTACTGGCTGATGTAGCCATTGTGGATTCGCAATTAACGATTTCCTTGCCTTCAAAAGTAACTGCCGCTACGGGTGTAGACGCTTTAACACATGCAATTGAAGCATATGTTTCTATCAATGCAAATGAAGTGACAGATGGACTTGCACTGCAAGCGATTAGATTGATCAGTAACTCAATTCGTACAGCGGTACACGATGGTAATAACAAGCAAGCACGCTCGGATATGAGTTATGGTAGTTACTTAGCAGGGTTAGCATTTTTTAATGCAGGTGTAGCAGGGGTACATGCTTTAGCTTATCCGCTTGGTGGTCAGTACCATATTGCACATGGAGATTCAAATGCTGTACTATTGCCATACGTAATGGGCTATATTCGCCAAAGTTGTGAAAAACGCATGAAAGATATATTAGATGCAATGGGTCTTTCCTCTATGTATTTAACGCAAGAAGCTGCTTCCTATAAGTGTGTTGATGCATTGCAACAATTAGTACGCGATGTAAATATTCCTTCGACTTTAAAAGGTTTTAACATACCAGAAACTGCTCTTGAACAATTAACGGATGATGCAACAAAGCAAACAAGAATTTTAGCTCGCAGTCCGATGCCATTAAATCGGGATGATATTTTTGCTATTTACCGCGCTGCATTTGATGGCGAAATCCGTGAGCCAAGCCGACCGTTGTAG
- a CDS encoding ferritin: MLSEKLHTALNEQMNFEFYSAHAYMAMAAFCTDQDYDGFANFFLVQAEEERFHAMKFYNFLSDMGYRASIHGFDSPENHFDSILHAFKTAMSHEKEVTRRIYNLSDIALDEREHATMAFLKWFIDEQVEEESTFDTLIRKIERIQNDSNAIFMLDAELANRSFTPDTEA; this comes from the coding sequence GTTATCTGAAAAACTACACACAGCACTAAACGAACAAATGAATTTTGAATTTTACTCCGCTCATGCTTATATGGCAATGGCTGCATTTTGCACAGACCAAGATTACGATGGCTTTGCGAATTTCTTTTTAGTGCAAGCTGAAGAAGAACGTTTTCATGCAATGAAATTTTATAATTTCTTAAGTGATATGGGCTATCGTGCATCAATACACGGATTTGACAGTCCTGAAAATCATTTCGACTCTATTTTACATGCTTTTAAAACAGCTATGTCTCATGAAAAAGAAGTGACTCGTCGTATTTACAACTTATCTGATATTGCATTAGATGAACGTGAGCACGCAACTATGGCATTTTTAAAATGGTTTATCGATGAGCAAGTTGAGGAAGAATCAACATTTGATACGTTAATACGTAAAATTGAACGTATTCAAAATGATTCGAATGCTATCTTTATGCTAGATGCTGAATTAGCGAATCGCTCTTTCACACCAGATACTGAAGCTTAA